The proteins below are encoded in one region of Edaphobacter bradus:
- a CDS encoding glycosyltransferase: MKILWIFPELPYPLTSGLLRGFHLLRLLGQRHAVSFLSLTDQKQIPPDTIVALKPYTERIMTFSRCSAQAPSWLTALARLPILGSRVRTSWDTRSAVKEMKEAAHSLLEQEAFDILLFQGREALPVLEGVKIPIVVECGDTHCTRILQQMRYARLLLRPRLFLHYMRMRRSEERLARKTPYRYFISERDRENLLGPYDRSEIVPQGIDYAYWKRTSPRPGRNCIVFSGVMNYPPNADAAIFLLKLILPAVRRVAPELEVLIVGREPAPELVNLARHYHDVTVTGAVDDIRPYLERADVFVAPLRFASGVQNKVLEAMAMEIPVVTTPVVASGLRAENIEPQLVLGCSAEEIAAGIIYLLSHADEQASRAAEGRRFVEAHCSWSHSAEKLEKLCLAAAAGRGAESHQPGSAFHGIIAGSSR, translated from the coding sequence ATGAAAATTCTGTGGATATTTCCCGAACTGCCTTACCCACTGACAAGTGGGTTATTGCGGGGCTTCCATCTCTTACGGCTATTAGGGCAGCGCCACGCCGTTAGCTTCCTGTCTCTTACCGACCAGAAGCAGATCCCACCGGACACTATCGTGGCGCTGAAACCATATACGGAGCGGATTATGACCTTCAGTCGCTGCTCCGCTCAGGCTCCTAGCTGGCTCACCGCGCTTGCACGTTTGCCTATTCTGGGCTCGCGAGTGCGTACGTCGTGGGACACACGGTCGGCGGTGAAGGAGATGAAGGAGGCAGCGCACAGTCTGCTGGAGCAGGAGGCATTCGATATTCTGCTGTTTCAGGGGCGCGAAGCACTTCCCGTGTTGGAAGGAGTAAAAATTCCGATTGTAGTTGAGTGTGGTGATACTCATTGCACGCGCATCCTCCAGCAGATGCGTTACGCCCGACTGTTGCTTCGACCGAGATTGTTCCTCCACTATATGCGGATGAGACGATCTGAAGAACGACTTGCGCGGAAAACTCCGTATCGGTACTTCATCTCGGAGCGAGATCGAGAGAACCTCCTCGGACCTTACGACCGAAGTGAAATCGTGCCACAGGGCATCGACTATGCCTACTGGAAACGAACCTCGCCGCGGCCAGGAAGAAACTGCATCGTGTTCTCAGGAGTTATGAATTATCCTCCGAATGCTGACGCAGCGATATTTCTCCTAAAATTGATTCTCCCCGCCGTAAGACGAGTAGCTCCTGAGCTGGAAGTTCTGATCGTTGGCCGTGAGCCTGCACCGGAATTGGTGAATCTGGCCCGGCACTATCACGATGTAACCGTTACCGGAGCGGTCGATGACATTAGGCCATATTTGGAGCGAGCTGACGTATTCGTTGCCCCACTCCGCTTCGCGTCTGGAGTTCAAAACAAAGTGCTTGAAGCGATGGCAATGGAGATACCGGTTGTCACGACTCCGGTAGTTGCTTCCGGCCTGCGTGCGGAAAATATAGAGCCACAGTTAGTGCTAGGTTGCAGTGCAGAGGAGATTGCTGCAGGCATCATCTACCTGTTGAGTCACGCTGATGAGCAGGCGAGTCGTGCCGCAGAAGGCCGTCGCTTTGTCGAAGCTCACTGCTCATGGTCGCACAGCGCAGAGAAGCTCGAGAAGCTCTGTCTGGCAGCGGCGGCTGGACGCGGGGCGGAGTCCCATCAGCCTGGTAGTGCCTTCCACGGGATTATTGCTGGGAGTTCGAGATGA